A window of Hevea brasiliensis isolate MT/VB/25A 57/8 chromosome 14, ASM3005281v1, whole genome shotgun sequence contains these coding sequences:
- the LOC110660322 gene encoding LOW QUALITY PROTEIN: calcium-dependent protein kinase 1 (The sequence of the model RefSeq protein was modified relative to this genomic sequence to represent the inferred CDS: deleted 1 base in 1 codon), with the protein MGNTCVGPSISKNGFFQSVSAAMWRTRSPDDNISQANGESVHEITSKEPVSPLPVQNSPPEQVMMPKPEKPEKPEQPSKPKKGPQMKRVSSAGLKVESVLQTKTGNFKEFYRLGKKLGQGQFGTTFLCVDKAAGKEYACKSIAKRKLLTDEDVEDVRREIQIMHHLAGHPNVISIKGAYEDAMAVHVVMELCAGGELFDRIVQRGHYSERQAAELTRTIVGVVEACHSLGVMHRDLKPENFLFVNQQEDSLLKTIDFGLSIFFKPGEKFSDVVGSPYYVAPEVLKKQYGPEADVWSAGVIVYILLSGVPPFWAETEQGIFEEVLHGDLDFSSEPWPSISDGAKDLVRRMLVRDPRGRITAHEVLCHPWVQEDGVAPDKPLDSAVLSRMKQFSAMNKLKKMALRIIAESLSEEEIAGLKEMFKMIDTDNSGTISFEELKAGLKRFGANLKESEIYDLMQAADVDNSGTIDYGEFIAATLHLNKIEREDHLFAAFSYFDKDGSGYITPDELQQACEEFGLEDVRLEEMITEVDQDNDGLIDYNEFVAMMQKGNVAGPGRKGLENSFSIGFRDALSSSCIGNGQTIVGFFVYLFRFCGTVVV; encoded by the exons ATGGGCAATACTTGCGTAGGTCCTAGCATTTCCAAGAATGGATTTTTTCAATCAGTATCTGCTGCAATGTGGCGTACCCGATCACCAGATGACAATATTTCTCAGGCTAATGGAGAATCTGTCCATGAGATAACATCTAAAGAACCAGTATCACCTTTGCCTGTCCAAAATAGTCCCCCAGAACAAGTAATGATGCCAAAACCAGAAAAACCTGAGAAACCAGAACAACCCTCGAAACCTAAGAAAGGCCCTCAAATGAAAAGAGTGTCTAGTGCAGGGCTCAAGGTAGAATCTGTTTTACAAACTAAAACGGGTAATTTCAAGGAGTTCTATAGACTTGGGAAGAAACTAGGACAAGGGCAATTTGGTACAACATTTCTTTGTGTTGATAAAGCAGCTGGAAAAGAGTATGCGTGCAAATCTATTGCAAAGAGAAAATTGTTAACTGATGAGGATGTGGAGGACGTTAGAAGGGAAATTCAGATAATGCACCATTTGGCTGGTCATCCAAATGTCATATCTATTAAAGGGGCATATGAGGATGCAATGGCAGTCCATGTTGTTATGGAGCTATGTGCAGGTGGTGAGCTCTTTGATAGGATTGTTCAGCGTGGGCATTATTCAGAAAGACAGGCAGCTGAGCTCACTAGGACAATAGTTGGAGTAGTTGAGGCTTGCCATTCATTGGGGGTGATGCATCGAGACCTTAAGCCTGAGAATTTTCTTTTTGTCAATCAACAAGAAGACTCACTTCTGAAAACAATTGACTTTGGGTTATCTATATTCTTCAAGCCAG GAGAAAAATTTAGTGATGTGGTTGGCAGCCCATATTATGTTGCGCCAGAAGTTCTGAAAAAACAATATGGCCCCGAAGCAGATGTTTGGAGTGCTGGAGTAATTGTTTACATTCTGTTAAGTGGAGTTCCTCCCTTTTGGGCAG AGACCGAGCAGGGTATCTTTGAAGAGGTCCTTCATGGTGATCTAGACTTTTCTTCTGAACCTTGGCCTAGTATCTCAGATGGTGCTAAGGATTTAGTAAGGAGAATGCTTGTGCGAGATCCTAGAGGGCGGATAACTGCACATGAAGTTCTGT GCCACCCTTGGGTGCAGGAAGATGGAGTAGCTCCTGACAAACCTCTGGATTCTGCTGTCTTAAGCCGAATGAAGCAATTTTCTGCTATGAACAAGCTCAAGAAAATGGCTCTTAGA ATCATTGCAGAGAGCCTATCTGAAGAGGAAATAGCTGGGCTTAAAGAAATGTTTAAGATGATAGATACTGACAACAGTGGTACAATTAGTTTTGAGGAGCTTAAGGCTGGATTGAAAAGATTTGGAGCAAATCTCAAGGAATCCGAAATTTATGATTTGATGCAAGCA GCTGATGTAGACAATAGCGGCACAATTGATTACGGGGAGTTTATAGCTGCAACATTGCATCTTAACAAAATTGAGAGAGAAGATCATCTATTTGCAgccttttcatactttgataaggATGGAAGTGGCTATATTACTCCAGATGAGCTTCAACAAGCTTGCGAGGAGTTTGGCTTAGAAGATGTACGCTTGGAAGAAATGATTACAGAAGTTGACCAAGACAAT GATGGACTCATAGATTACAATGAGTTTGTGGCAATGATGCAAAAAGGAAATGTTGCAGGTCCCGGTAGGAAGGGTCTTGAAAATAGTTTCAGCATTGGATTTAGAGATGCTCTC AGCTCTAGTTGCATCGGCAATGGACAGACTATTGTTGGTTTCTTTGTTTATCTTTTTCGTTTTTGTGGGACCGTGGTTGTATAG